Below is a genomic region from Cryptosporangium minutisporangium.
AGGTCGAGCTGCCGCTCACCAACCGGCGCATCCCGATCATCGCGGACGAGCACGTCGATCCGAGCTTCGGAACCGGCGCGGTGAAGGTGACCCCGGCGCACGACCCGAACGACTTCGAGATCGGCCAGCGGCACGGCCTGCCGAACATCACGGTGCTGGACGAGAAGGCGGTCATCACCGCGCCCGGCCCGTTCTTCGGCCTGGACCGGTTCGAGGCCCGCCCGGCCGTGGTCGCCGCGTTGCGCGAAGACGAGCGGATCGTCGCCGAGAAGCGCCCCTACGTGCACGCGGTCGGGCACTGCTCGCGCTGCGACACGGTGGTGGAGCCGCGCCTGTCGCTCCAGTGGTTCGTGAAGGTGGAGACCCTGGCCAAGGAGGCCGGTGACGCCGTGCGCGACGGCCGGGTGGCGATCCACCCGCCGGAGCTGGCGAAGCGGTACTTCGACTGGGTCGACAACATGCACGACTGGTGCATCTCTCGCCAGCTCTGGTGGGGTCACCGCATCCCGGTGTGGTACTCGCCCGACGGTGAGGTGCGCTGCGTCGGTCCGGACGAGGAGCCTCCGGGTCCGGAATGGACGCAGGACCCGGACGTGCTCGACACCTGGTTCTCGTCCGGGCTGTGGCCGTTCTCCACGCTCGGCTGGCCGGACGACACCGCCGACCTGAAGAAGTTCTATCCGACCAGCGTGCTGGTGACCGGCTACGACATCATCTTCTTCTGGGTCGCCCGGATGATGCTGTTCGGCCTCTACGCGATGAAGGACACCGGACAGCCGTCCCAACCTTTCGATGTCGTGGCGCTGCACGGTCTCGTCCGCGACAAGTACGGCAAGAAGATGTCGAAGTCGCGCGGCAACACGGTCGACCCGATCGAGTGGATGGACGCCTACGGCTCGGACGCCCTGCGCTTCATGCTGGCCCGCGGCGCGAACCCCGGGTCGGACCAGGCGTCCAGCGAAGAGTGGGTGGCCGGCGCCCGGAACTTCTGCAACAAACTCTGGAACGCCACCCGGTTCGCGCTGCTCAACGGCGCGCAGGCCAAGGAGCTGCCGAGCGATTCGTCGGCCTTGTCCATCCCCGATCGATGGATCCTCTCCCGCCTGCACACCGTGCTCGCGGAGGTCGACGACCTGTACGAGCGGTACGAGTTCGCGAAGCTCACCGACCTGCTGTACCACTTCGCGTGGGACGAGGTCTGTGACTGGTACGTGGAGCTGGCGAAGCCGGAGCTGGCGGCCGGAGGCACCCAGGCGGAGACCACCCGCGCGGTGCTCGGCCACGTGCTCGATCGGCTGCTCCGGGTGCTGCACCCGGTGACGCCGTTCGTCACCGAGGCGCTCTGGACGGCGCTGACCGGGCGGGAGTCGGTGGTCATCGCCGAGTGGCCGACGGCCGACCCGACCCGGCACGACCCGGCCGCCGAGGCGGAGATCGAGGCGTTCCAGCGGGTGGTGACCGAGATCCGCCGCTTCCGCTCGGACCAGGGCCTGAAGCCGACGCAGCGGGTGCCTGCCCGGCTCGACGGCCTGGACGTCGTCGGACTCACCGCGCACGAGAACCTGATCCGGTCGCTCTCCCGGCTCGACGCCCCGACCGAAGGCTTCGCGCCGTCGGCGTCGGTGTCGATCGGTGGGTTCCCGGGCTCCGCGCAGGTCGACGTGGCCGTCGACACCTCCGGGACGATCGACGTCGCGGCCGAGCGTCGTCGTCTGGAGAAGGATCTGGCGGCGGCGGAGAAGGAGCGGGCGCAGAACAGCGGGAAGCTCGGCAACGAGGCGTTCCTCGCCAAGGCGCCGGACGCCGTGGTGGCGAAGGTGCGGGAGCGGCTGGCCGCCGCCGAGGCCGATCTGGTTCGGCTCGAGGCTCAGCTCGGCGCGCTGCCTTCGGCGTGAGCACCGCGGCCGCGCGCCACCGGGCGGCCAGAACGTCGTGGTTCCGCTCCGCTACAGCCGGAGCGGAACGCGGCACGAGAACGGGAGCGCATCGTGGTGAGCAAGGGCCGTCCGACGGGCAAGAGCGGCGTCGACGAGCGCGCCGCGGAGGAAGCCGCGGAACTGGCCCGGGCCGAGGCGGGGCTCAACGCCCGCGGCCCGGGCCGGATGGTGCCCGATCGCGACCGCATCGTCGCGCTGCTCGACCTGCTCGGTAACCCGCAGCGTGCCTACCCGGCTATCCATCTCACCGGCACCAACGGCAAGACCTCGACGGCCCGGATGGTCGACAGCTTGCTCAAGGCGTTCGGTCTGCGCGTCGGGCGGTACACCAGCCCGCACCTGGAGTCGGTCACCGAGCGGATCTCGCTGGACGGCGAGCCGATCCCCGCCGGGAAGTTCGCGGCGGCCTACGACGAGGTCGCGCCGATGGCCGACCTGCTGGACGCCAAGAACCTGCAGGGCGGCGGAGACCCGGTCACCTACTTCGAGTTCACCACCGCGATGGCGTTCGCCGCGTTCGCGGACGCACCGGTGGACATCGCGGTGGTGGAGGTCGGGCTGGGCGGCGAGTGGGACGCGACGAACGTCCTGGACGCGGGCGTCGCGGTCGTCACCCCGATCAGCCTGGACCACGCCGCGCTGCTCGGCGGAACCATCGCGAGCATCGCGACCGAGAAGGCCGGCATCATCCACGAGGGCGCCAGCGTGATCACCGCGGTGCAGCCGGCCGAGGCGATCGAGCCGCTGATCTCCCGCGCGGCGTCGGTCGGGGCGTCGGTCGCCCGCGAGGGCGTGGAGTTCGGCGTGCTGGACCGGGCCATCGCGGTGGGGGGCCAGCAACTCCGGCTGAAGGGCCTGGCCAGCGAGTACGAGGACATTTTCCTACCGCTGCACGGAGCCCACCAGGCACAGAACGCGGTGGTGGCGCTGGCGGCGGTGGAGGCGTTCCTCGGCGCCGCTCCCGGACGGATGCTCGCCGCCGACGCCGTCCGCGAAGGTTTCGCGGCGGTGCGGTCGCCCGGCCGTCTGGAGCGCCTGCGTACGTCGCCGACCGTGTTGGTGGACGCCGCCCACAACCCGGCGGGCATGACGGCGACCGTGCAGGCGATGGCGGAGGCGTTCGCGTTCCGGAAGCTCGTCGCGGTGGTCGCGGTCCTCGACGACAAGGACTACCGGGGGATGCTGGAACTGCTCGAGCCGGTCGCGGACGCGATCGTGGTGACCGAGAACTCGTCCCCGCGCCGGCTGTCGGTCGACGCGCTGGCCGCGGAGGCGGTCGACGTGTTCGGCGCCGATCGGGTCGACGTCGCGACCCGGCTCGACGACGCGATCGAGTCGGCGGTGACGATCGCCGAGGAGGACGACGCCGGCGACGCCCCGCTGGCCGGGGCCGGCGTGCTGGTCACCGGCTCGGTCGTCACCGCCGCAGATGCACGGAAGCTGTTGGCCCGATGAGCGCTGTGCACCCGACGAGCGAGGGTGCCCGGCGAACGGAGGTACCGGTGTCCGACGAGCCCGAGAACCCGACGTCCGACGGCCCCCCGCCGTCCACGCAGGCTCCGGAGGAAGCGGCGCCACCGTCGGGGTTGAAGAACCCCGACGCGGCGGTGCGCGGCGTCGGTGCGGCCACGCTCGGCCTGGAGTTCCTCGTCCTCCTGCTCGCGATCCAGCCGCTCCGGCTGCTGCTTCCGGATGCCTCGGCCGCCGCGTCCGGCCTGGCGGCCGGGCTCGCCCTGCTCTGCCTCCTCGCCGCCGGCCTGCTCCGGTACCGCTGGGCCTGGCAGGCGACGACGGTCCTGCAGGTCGTGGTCGTGCTGACCGGCATCGTGCATTGGATGCTCGGGGCAGTTGGCCTCATTTTCCTGCTGGTGTGGATCTATGTCCTCAACGTCCGGAAAACCGTGCTTGGTAGCGGTAAGTAGTCGCTCGTTCTCGCTGAGTGAAATGGAGTGACTCGCGCGTAGGCGCCATCACCATCCGTTAATCGGATATCTCGCCGAGTAACGGAAATACTCACCGTTCAGACGCAACGTCCGGTCGGCTCTCGGCGTCTAATAGGTGTGCTAGGAAACTCGCCCGCATCCGGGCCGCCATGTCGAATCCGTAGCGTTCGAGTGGCTTTCCGTAATCGGTGACCGCGATGCCTGATCGCCTCCTTAAGTCCACGTCGAGTGGACGTGGGGAGGCGTTCGTGGTGTCCGCTCTCTGACTCCTCGATGCCGCGTGACCTGGCAGAATGTGCTGCGAACCGGGATCGGCGAGGGAATGGACGAGCCTACCTTCCGAATCTGAGCCGCTACGCCCGGTAATTCTTGTCATCGTCTGTACGAACCGAACCGTGCGAGTTGACGTCTGTGGATTAAGACGCACGACCCGTATCGGATCTGTACCGGCGAGCCCAGTTCCGTCGAACAGTTGAGGTTGTATGTCAGATAGGTGACTTCACATTAACCGCGCTGTCCGTGATGACCGTTTGACCCCTTCCTGACCGTCCGAAAGATGAGCTAAGTGGGGCGGAAGTCGTGCTTGTCGGTTTCGTTGACGTCTTTGAGATATCGCTTAAGGTGCACACGTGGAATCAGGGCTGAATTCCGATACTCAGCAGGTCGAGGTCTTACCTGAGGAGATCGTCGCCGTACCGGTCTTCGTCGACTCGACCGGTAAGCGCAAGCGACGGTTCCGGACCCTCGGCTTCGTCGCGGGCGGTGTCGGGGTCGCGTACGCGGCCATGCTCGGACTGAGCTTCGCGGGCGGGCCGATCGCCCCCAACTCGCTGCTCCCGGTTCCCGGCATGCCGACCGCCGCACCGCTGGCCAACACCGAGCCCGAGAGCTCGATGTCCGCGGTCAGCGACGAGGAGATCGCCCGCGAGGACGGCGGTGACGGTGGCGACGGCGAGGATCGCATCGCCAGCACCTCCACGCCCCGACCGGGCGCCACGGTGACTCCCAAGCCGGGCCAGCCGACGCCCAAGCCGAGCGCCACCAAGCCGACGACGAAGCCTCCGGCGGTCAAGCCCACCACGAAGCCTCCGGCGGCGACCCCGACGACCAAGCCGCCGGTGAACCCGCCGCCGTCGAACCCGCCGCCGTCGAACCCCCCGCCGTCGAACCCCCCGCCGTCGAACCCGCCGCCGGCCGACCCGCCGCCGTCGAACCCCCCGCCGTCGAACCCGCCGCCCGCGAACCCGCCGCCGGCTGACCCGCCCGCGGGCGGAGGCGGCGGATCCCAGACGAGCGCGCCGGCCGACCCGCCGGCGACGACCTCGGCACCCATCAAAACCGCGACCCCAGAGTCCTCCACGGAGAGCTGACCGAGATGCAGCCTGGGCAATACGGCCGCGTCCCGCAGCCCACCCAGTACCCCCAGCCGGCGCAGTACCCGCCGCAGCAGCGCTACCCGCAGCCGGGCGGTCCCGCCGGTCCGGGGGTGCCGCAGTTCCCGCAGTCGGGTATGCCCGCGAACCCGCCGACGTTCGGTGACGGCGGTGGCCCCGCAGGCCCGGGTGGCGGTGACGGCGGCGAGGCGCGCAACGTCCCGCCTCGCCCGCGGTTCCTGTTCGTCGCGTTCCTCCTGCTGGTGCTGGTCGCCGTCCTGATGGTGCAGGCGTACGTGCAGGCCCAGGTAGCCACGCCGAAGAACGTCCACAACGCGGGCGCCTCCGACGAGGTTCCGAAGGAGATCCTCAACGGCGGACCGATCATCGACACCACGCACGACAAGCCGTACGAGTACTCGTTACCCGCAAAGCACATCGCGCTGACGTTCGACGACGGGCCCGATCCGGAGTGGACGCCGAAGATCCTCGACCTGCTCAAGCAGTACAAAGTGCGGGCCACGTTCTTCGTCGTCGGTTCCGCGGTCACCGAACACCCGGACCTCGTCGAGCGGATGGTCGACGAGGGCCACGAGGTCGGCATCCACAGCTTCACCCACCCCGAGATGTCCGAGATGAGCGCCTGGGAGCGCAAGCTCCAGTACTCCCAGACGCAGATGGCGATCGTCGGCGCGGCCGGCGTCACCACGTCGTTGCTGCGCTTCCCGTACTCCTCGCAGCCCGACGCGATCGACAACGTGTACTGGCCGATCGTGGTGG
It encodes:
- a CDS encoding DUF4233 domain-containing protein — protein: MSDEPENPTSDGPPPSTQAPEEAAPPSGLKNPDAAVRGVGAATLGLEFLVLLLAIQPLRLLLPDASAAASGLAAGLALLCLLAAGLLRYRWAWQATTVLQVVVVLTGIVHWMLGAVGLIFLLVWIYVLNVRKTVLGSGK
- a CDS encoding valine--tRNA ligase; its protein translation is MTTEPDTQAPLRPSTELSTKYTPAEVEGPLYERWVEAGYFTPDSSSDRPPYSIVIPPPNVTGTLHLGHALDHTLMDALTRRRRMQGYEVLWLPGMDHAGIATQNVVERELAKHEGKSRHDLGREAFVERVWRWKEESGGKITGQMRRLGDGVDWTRSRFTMDEGLSRAVQTIFKRLYDDDLIYRAERIINWCPRCQTALSDIEVEHADDEGELVSIRYGEGENSIVVATTRAETMLGDTAVAVHPDDERYAHLIGTEVELPLTNRRIPIIADEHVDPSFGTGAVKVTPAHDPNDFEIGQRHGLPNITVLDEKAVITAPGPFFGLDRFEARPAVVAALREDERIVAEKRPYVHAVGHCSRCDTVVEPRLSLQWFVKVETLAKEAGDAVRDGRVAIHPPELAKRYFDWVDNMHDWCISRQLWWGHRIPVWYSPDGEVRCVGPDEEPPGPEWTQDPDVLDTWFSSGLWPFSTLGWPDDTADLKKFYPTSVLVTGYDIIFFWVARMMLFGLYAMKDTGQPSQPFDVVALHGLVRDKYGKKMSKSRGNTVDPIEWMDAYGSDALRFMLARGANPGSDQASSEEWVAGARNFCNKLWNATRFALLNGAQAKELPSDSSALSIPDRWILSRLHTVLAEVDDLYERYEFAKLTDLLYHFAWDEVCDWYVELAKPELAAGGTQAETTRAVLGHVLDRLLRVLHPVTPFVTEALWTALTGRESVVIAEWPTADPTRHDPAAEAEIEAFQRVVTEIRRFRSDQGLKPTQRVPARLDGLDVVGLTAHENLIRSLSRLDAPTEGFAPSASVSIGGFPGSAQVDVAVDTSGTIDVAAERRRLEKDLAAAEKERAQNSGKLGNEAFLAKAPDAVVAKVRERLAAAEADLVRLEAQLGALPSA
- a CDS encoding folylpolyglutamate synthase/dihydrofolate synthase family protein translates to MVPDRDRIVALLDLLGNPQRAYPAIHLTGTNGKTSTARMVDSLLKAFGLRVGRYTSPHLESVTERISLDGEPIPAGKFAAAYDEVAPMADLLDAKNLQGGGDPVTYFEFTTAMAFAAFADAPVDIAVVEVGLGGEWDATNVLDAGVAVVTPISLDHAALLGGTIASIATEKAGIIHEGASVITAVQPAEAIEPLISRAASVGASVAREGVEFGVLDRAIAVGGQQLRLKGLASEYEDIFLPLHGAHQAQNAVVALAAVEAFLGAAPGRMLAADAVREGFAAVRSPGRLERLRTSPTVLVDAAHNPAGMTATVQAMAEAFAFRKLVAVVAVLDDKDYRGMLELLEPVADAIVVTENSSPRRLSVDALAAEAVDVFGADRVDVATRLDDAIESAVTIAEEDDAGDAPLAGAGVLVTGSVVTAADARKLLAR